In Plasmodium vivax chromosome 10, whole genome shotgun sequence, the sequence CCGCATATGCTCGGTTCATATACCGAGGATTGAGCAGGCACACGTATACTACACGTACAGATATATATACACGCGCTATGCAacacatttgtgtgtacATTTTACACGTGCATGCTTAAAAAGGCGCACACTGCGGGCACAGCTAGCATATCACGTGgctcatttttctcttcactCGATTTTTCACCCGCTTGGTCGTCCTGCGCTCGCGCGGGGggatgtgtatgtgtgtatatataatacatatatatgtacatgtacatgtgtgtacgtGTTGGCGCACAGCAGGGTAATGCCCACATTTGGGTATTTCTCCACTTATGCGTGCAACACATGGGGGCGCTCTCGCAGGGGGCATCCTTCAACACATTTTCGATAAAATGTGCTTTTTCCTCCCTCGTTCCTcacttctttccctttccctttccgcCTCGCCCTCCTAGTAGTCGAAGATTTCCacattttgcacaattttCGAAGCCGTCGTGTTCAGCTCATCCTCTGGGTAATTCCAAAAGTTGGAACAGCTAATCAGTGAATTGTTGTTCaacttgtaaatattttttacatcccCATTTACGTCGTACTTGTTCATgccattttcatcattttgcgCGTTGGGCACATTTCCTGTGTGTACGAAATGTTCGGGTAAATGGGCGCCCGGGACAACTTCGATATTCTTGGGCTGTTGCTTTGGGTGGCTATTTCCGTTCTTCACCGCCTGCGCGGGGTTGTACTGCTGCGCGTGTTGCTGTAGCGCCGGTTGCTGTAGCGCCGgttgctgctgttgctgcgATTGCTGCAGATGTTGCAGGTGTTGCAGATGCTGCGGGTGCTGCGCGTGATGGGGGTGCTGCGCATGATGCGATGGATGCGATGGATGCGATTGGTGCGACTGGTGCGACTGGTGCGACTGCTGTGACTGCTGTGACTGCTGTGACTGCTGTGACTGGTGCGACTGCTGCGATTGCTGCGATTGCTGCTCGTGCATGAGGTGGCCACTCTTCTTCAACTCGTCGTTGAGCAAAAAGCTGTCCTCCTTGTAGCTGCTCGTGTTGGTCATTTGCAacaactttaaaaaattcttaatATCCGCGATGTTCAACTTTTCGTTATCATCCTCAATCACTTTCAACGCACTATCTTGAGCAGTAATTTCCATGTGCTCAATTGTATCAactaattttttctcttcattatTTGGCGAATAATCCTTTGAAGAATTGCTTGAAATTCTcatggaggaggaggagtcTTTACTTTGGAAGGAGGGGTACTTGCTCAACACCTCGCCCTTCTTTGGCTTACTAATATTGTAATACTGGGTACCGTTTATGCTGCTGGGGATGTTGGTCATATTGCTCATATTGCTCATGTTGCTCATATTGCTCATGTTACTCATGTTGGTCATATTGCTCATGTTGGTCATATTGCTCATGTTGGTCATGTTAGTCATGTTGCTCATGTTGCTCATGTTCGCCTTGCCATTCGACAGGTTCGAAATGACGGCCATGTTGTTCACCAGGCCGCTTCCCATGCCGCTACTCATGTTCACCATACCGCTGCCCATGCCGCTTCCAATACCGCTACCCATGTTCACCAGACCACCACCCAAGTTGGAGGCGAGACTCCCGCCGTGCATGCTCCCATTCATCGATCGATTCATGTTCATGTCTTGACTCAGCAATTCGTTGATGGACTTGAAGGCTCCGTTCGGTTCGTTCGAGCCGCTACACATGTTCTGCAACTTCCTCAAATTGAAGGGATTTATAAGCCCGTTTGCGCTCTCCATCTCGTTGCTATTCATCATGTAATTCTTCATGTTCATGGTGTTCATTGCGGTGCTGTAGTCCTCGCTGTTCTCTTTGTTTTTCAGCAGCTGGTAGAGCTTGTTCGGGTAGGACGAGCTCTTCTGGTAGTTCTTGTTCACGTTTACGTTGCCACTCATGCTGCCACTCATGCTGCCACTCATGCTGCTATTCATCCCGTTGTTCATCCCGTTGTTCATCCCGCTGTTCATCCCGCCATTCATGCAGCTATTCATGCAACTGTTCATACAGCCGTTCACTGCGTTGCTCATACCGCTGCCCATTCCGCTGCTCATTGCGTCGTTCACTGCGCCGCTCACTGCGCCGCTCACTGCACCGCTCACCCCGCAGTTGTTCATGCAGCTGTTCATGCAACTGTTCATCGCGTTGCCCATGTTGTTGTTGTTCATGCTGCTGTTCAAATTTCGACTCATGCCGCGGCTGATGGTTCCGTTCACGTGGCTATTCGCGTGGTTATTCGCGTGGCCATTCGCGTGGCCATTCGCGTGGTTGTTCAGGTGGCTGTTCACGTGGCTGTTCACGTGGCTGTTCACGTGGCTGTTGTTCAAATTGCTGCTCAAGTTGCTGCTCAAGTTGCTGCTCAAGTTGCTGCTCAAGTTGCTACTCAAGTTGCTAGTCATATTGCTGCTCATATTGCTAGTCATATTGCTAGTCATATTGCTGCCCACGTTGCAGTTCATCATCCCGCTGCTCATGTTGCAAGTTCCGCTTCCATTATTCACGCTACCGCTAATGTTATTGTCCGCCGTGCCGTTCTTCTCGAAACTTTTGCTATATCGGTTAGTGTTGACTCCGTTTTGTGAAGAGAAGTTGCAGAGTAAGGAGTTCGTCGGCTTCATTACGTTTTCGCTGTTCTTGCTCTCCTCCGTGAAGTATCCGCTTCCGCTGCCGCTGGTGTGGTTGTGGCTGTTATGGTTGTGATTGTTCTGGTTGCTATGATTGTGGTTGTTGTGATTATTGTGATTGTGATTGTTGTGGCTGCCATGACTGTTGTGGTTGTGGGTGCTGCCGCTGCCGCCGCTGCTGTTGGCGTTGCCGCTACTTGCGCCGTTGCCACCATTCGCGCTGTTCTTATTCTTGCTGCCCTTTTGAGTCGAACCGGCCAGTGGGGCGGCGAGCATGAGGTTGATGGCGTTTTGAGAGGGGGACAAATTTCCAGGCAGAGGCCTCAATTCCTCAATGTAGTGCGCATGCCTGCAATGCGATTCTGCGTTACATTTTCCTCTCAGAAATTTTGTGCACGGAGCCGTTTTGTATAAATCTCCAGTGGGCCTCAACTCACAAACAGAATGTGCATAActgcatttttcatttttgcatactCCTGCCTTTTTGGCCAAAGGGCACAAACTAGTAAAGGATAAATCAGGAATTGGGTTTAATTCTTCTTGTGAATGTGCAAATAGGCAGTCTACTCCTCTATCACACCTCCCAGAGAAGAACCACGGGCACATCTttgttttgtaaaattgCTTCTTTCTTGGAATTTGGGTCACCACCAAGGAGGACTGTTGTTGTCCTTGGGTGCTACTGTTCACGTTTTTGTTATTCATCATGCTGGGTTACATATATGGACTGGCAAACAATATGAATTGATGGGTTGTTGTAAATTTCCCAGTGCTACTCGCGTAATGAAACGAACTGGGGATATGCTCACACGGACGTAATTCGCCGCTTCGTCAAACCGACTCTTCTGCAGCTGCTAAATGGGCACTTTGTGTGAGGTGGAAAATACGCTCAATGGAAAGGGGGTTCCTTATATGTGCTGCCCCAAACgcaaaagagaagaaagCTTCTTCTATTAAGGTATCACACCCgcgggaaagggaaaaaaaaaaaaaagggttaacTTCCACACGTATTCGTTTCGGGTAACAAAACGGAATATACAGATGTATTCTGTCAGTTACATTCGTCTACACGGATAATACACTTGTgcgctttttctttttttttgcttccgtCAAGCTAATAATAATGGCTGACGATTTGCTGTGTCTTCTTTCTCTCTCGTGCTACTTTGGattgttcccccttttggccaTCAAGAGAATTTCAAAACAATTGCTTGGTCGgtacgtacatatacaaatatatatattttgcacACACTGCTCCTGTGCATGCATAAGATAACCGTTAACGAATGCTAACTACGAAAAGCTGCTCGTTTGCTTGTTATGCCATGCGACAAATGTTACGTTTATATACTACGcattatgtaaattttggGCATAAAAGGCACAGCGGGGAGAATTGGGCACAGGCTTCTCACATATAAAATGGGGAACAACACCTTCTTGGCTTGGCCGAGCACACGAAGATGTATGCATATACCGCTACGTAAAGcaaatatgcacatacatatatatacgtatgtacatgtatatacttCCGCGTAATCTATATTTCACGGGTAGCTAATTTTTGGGAACACTTGTTTGGCACATTCACACGGTGTGAACTCTACGAGGCATTTGCAATGGGGCAAATGCGGAGCGAAAAAAGTGTAGCTGTAAAAAGTGTGCGTATCAAATTCTGGCTCAGGTAGCTTATCAGAAGAAGAACTCTTTTCTGGCAAATTTGGGTTGTGTATTATTTGACTATTCTCGTGAGACTCTCCTAACCCGCAGTGTATTCTTGagcttattttattttactttactTCAAACTGTTTTTACTTCAAACTGTTTttacttcaaatttttttattttactttttttataatgcaattatatttaaacaatTACAATtgaaacgtaaaaaatgagagcaaaaaaataaaaaaaaaaaggtacggTTTTACATACGCGAGCAAATGAGTATATTATGTGCTTGCACATATACACAATCGTTGATGTAAATGTGCGTTCATACaggtacatatatgtgtgaaacgctgtaaaaaaaaatggctggTAAAATAACTGGCCAACTGGTCAGGCACTTGGCATACGTACGAAAATGTGTGTAAGGGGTGGGGAAATGTGTTCAAGAAGGTGGGCAAAGTGAGAAGTACGTTAAAGAGGGGTAACGTATTAGGTATGCGCTGCGTATGTGCTCgaacttaaaaaatgcgTAAATTCGTAAATTGCGTAAATTGCGAAAAACGcgtgtgtgaaaaaaataactggGTGTTAAATCATTAAACTTTATAAACTGAAGCAATATTGcatcacataaaaaaaaaaagggagaaatgaGAATCTTCTAAATTACGAAGGTAATAaagtgtggaaaaaaaaaaaaaaaagaaatggtaaaaaaattaaatatgccTCAcagaaattttgaaaataaggTAGATgttacatatacacatgtgtaaaataaaaaaaaaaaaaaaaaaaaattaacccttttcgttcttcaaataaactcataaaaaaggcacatgAAAAGCAAAATGCGCAATAGGGACAAAAGTCGTTTGggctttttaaatttgctaATTGCTCATTCGCTAACTGCTCACGTGCTAATCGCCTGTTCGCTAATTGCCAGTGCGCCAATTTCGCTGAATTCTCTAACTCGGCGATTTTGGTAAACAAAGACAACTTTCGAAAgagcaaaatgatgaaataaaaaaaagcgaaagaatgaaataaaaaaagtaaaaaaaaaaaattttttttttttatcacgaTAATTATCAGATGTAATACAAATAAGGCAAAATGTGgttgagtaaaaaaaaaaaaaaaaaaaaaagggagggggggaaaaaggaacaattaTTTCGAAATTGTAG encodes:
- a CDS encoding hypothetical protein, conserved (encoded by transcript PVX_079995A); this translates as MMNNKNVNSSTQGQQQSSLVVTQIPRKKQFYKTKMCPWFFSGRCDRGVDCLFAHSQEELNPIPDLSFTSLCPLAKKAGVCKNEKCSYAHSVCELRPTGDLYKTAPCTKFLRGKCNAESHCRHAHYIEELRPLPGNLSPSQNAINLMLAAPLAGSTQKGSKNKNSANGGNGASSGNANSSGGSGSTHNHNSHGSHNNHNHNNHNNHNHSNQNNHNHNSHNHTSGSGSGYFTEESKNSENVMKPTNSLLCNFSSQNGVNTNRYSKSFEKNGTADNNISGSVNNGSGTCNMSSGMMNCNVGSNMTSNMTSNMSSNMTSNLSSNLSSNLSSNLSSNLSSNLNNSHVNSHVNSHVNSHLNNHANGHANGHANNHANSHVNGTISRGMSRNLNSSMNNNNMGNAMNSCMNSCMNNCGVSGAVSGAVSGAVNDAMSSGMGSGMSNAVNGCMNSCMNSCMNGGMNSGMNNGMNNGMNSSMSGSMSGSMSGNVNVNKNYQKSSSYPNKLYQLLKNKENSEDYSTAMNTMNMKNYMMNSNEMESANGLINPFNLRKLQNMCSGSNEPNGAFKSINELLSQDMNMNRSMNGSMHGGSLASNLGGGLVNMGSGIGSGMGSGMVNMSSGMGSGLVNNMAVISNLSNGKANMSNMSNMTNMTNMSNMTNMSNMTNMSNMSNMSNMSNMSNMTNIPSSINGTQYYNISKPKKGEVLSKYPSFQSKDSSSSMRISSNSSKDYSPNNEEKKLVDTIEHMEITAQDSALKVIEDDNEKLNIADIKNFLKLLQMTNTSSYKEDSFLLNDELKKSGHLMHEQQSQQSQQSHQSQQSQQSQQSQQSHQSHQSHQSHPSHPSHHAQHPHHAQHPQHLQHLQHLQQSQQQQQPALQQPALQQHAQQYNPAQAVKNGNSHPKQQPKNIEVVPGAHLPEHFVHTGNVPNAQNDENGMNKYDVNGDVKNIYKLNNNSLISCSNFWNYPEDELNTTASKIVQNVEIFDY